One window of Aerococcus tenax genomic DNA carries:
- a CDS encoding multidrug ABC transporter permease — MGRFLRLYGFHLKVYMKNSYFFWLPITSTLTFFCLQYIALYASGNSSDPDLWLRSGVFGLWTSATTATGSIGYQRHLGTLPYLINTQVGDAYSLLSLLLPAASFGLLSFPLAYLLALVFNTGIQAFTLSMLVQVLMLFLGAVVMDLFIAGFFVLTPNAIIYEELLHLLVMLLSGLLGTFALASHWISWIQWFIPIIYPIQSLLGRGNHLSLVAYVFSLVLWLVLAVTLGAYLLRSARKQGLGRRF; from the coding sequence ATGGGTCGCTTTTTACGCCTGTATGGTTTTCACTTAAAAGTCTATATGAAAAATTCTTATTTCTTCTGGCTGCCTATTACTAGCACCCTGACTTTCTTCTGCTTGCAGTATATTGCCCTTTATGCTTCTGGGAACTCTAGTGACCCTGACTTGTGGCTGAGGAGTGGGGTTTTTGGCCTCTGGACTTCGGCCACTACAGCGACAGGTTCGATTGGCTACCAGCGTCACTTGGGGACCTTGCCTTATTTAATTAACACCCAAGTGGGGGATGCCTATTCCTTATTAAGCTTATTACTGCCAGCTGCCTCCTTTGGTTTACTGAGTTTTCCCTTGGCTTATCTTTTAGCCCTTGTTTTTAATACGGGCATCCAAGCCTTTACTCTGTCCATGCTAGTTCAGGTGCTGATGCTCTTTTTAGGCGCTGTCGTAATGGATTTATTCATTGCTGGCTTTTTTGTATTAACCCCTAATGCAATTATTTATGAAGAATTACTTCACTTACTCGTCATGCTGCTTTCTGGCTTGCTGGGGACTTTTGCCCTGGCCAGTCATTGGATCAGCTGGATCCAGTGGTTTATTCCGATCATCTATCCGATTCAAAGCCTTTTAGGGCGGGGGAACCACTTATCCTTAGTGGCCTATGTTTTTTCTTTAGTCTTGTGGTTGGTCCTGGCAGTCACTTTAGGCGCTTATCTCTTAAGGTCAGCTCGTAAGCAAGGTTTAGGGAGGCGATTTTAA
- a CDS encoding ABC transporter permease: MRIQMKSLPFLQNKKLILIHFVILPIIQLLVILLLNQQYAKALNPQVAMASVYLSANSFCLSTMAYLLVVDYLSQIFREVLVHKPWSLSYWGIKIATAFCLSLIMFLINGGLLLMIGVDSLYFWRCLAALPLSLLFSAGLGIAGYLLSVQRDNIYLFTNLFTAILPLMAGVVAPISAYPPIFKEASYVFPYGQVVEGIYQGEITALLILAYIAIIFVFNYFCLKGLKKQLMAS, encoded by the coding sequence ATGCGGATTCAAATGAAGTCCTTACCCTTTTTACAGAATAAGAAATTGATCCTTATCCATTTTGTGATCCTACCGATTATTCAGCTCCTAGTTATTCTCCTCCTCAACCAACAGTATGCTAAGGCGCTTAACCCCCAAGTGGCCATGGCTTCGGTTTATTTGTCGGCCAATAGCTTCTGCTTGTCGACCATGGCCTATCTTTTAGTGGTGGATTATTTAAGCCAAATTTTTAGGGAAGTCCTGGTCCATAAGCCCTGGTCTTTAAGCTATTGGGGGATAAAGATTGCCACAGCTTTCTGCTTAAGTCTGATCATGTTTTTAATTAATGGTGGCCTCTTATTGATGATTGGTGTGGATAGCTTATATTTTTGGCGCTGCTTAGCCGCTTTACCGCTTTCCTTATTATTTAGTGCAGGATTAGGGATCGCCGGTTATTTATTAAGCGTCCAACGCGATAATATCTATCTCTTTACCAACCTCTTTACCGCCATCCTACCGCTTATGGCTGGTGTGGTTGCCCCTATTTCTGCCTACCCACCTATCTTTAAGGAGGCTAGCTATGTCTTCCCTTATGGTCAAGTGGTTGAAGGGATTTACCAGGGGGAGATCACTGCTTTATTAATTTTAGCGTACATCGCTATCATTTTTGTTTTTAATTATTTCTGCTTAAAGGGGCTAAAAAAACAGCTAATGGCAAGTTAG
- a CDS encoding Veg family protein: protein MPSNLQSIKAGLEENIGKPIQVTQQTGRKRITIRNGILSDTFPAVFVVELDQDENQFERVCYSYTDLLTESIEIEFP, encoded by the coding sequence ATGCCAAGTAATTTACAAAGTATTAAGGCAGGCTTAGAGGAAAATATTGGTAAACCGATCCAAGTAACGCAACAAACAGGGAGAAAGCGGATCACTATCCGTAATGGGATCTTAAGTGATACCTTTCCAGCCGTATTTGTTGTTGAACTCGACCAAGATGAAAATCAGTTTGAGCGCGTATGCTATAGCTATACCGACTTATTAACTGAAAGCATCGAAATTGAGTTTCCCTAA
- the ispE gene encoding 4-(cytidine 5'-diphospho)-2-C-methyl-D-erythritol kinase produces the protein MAIREKALAKINLAQDIYYQAEDDCFYFDMVMASVDLADYLAIEENDSGEVFIRSNQHFLPRDQRNHAYQAAVKMKDLAGVDRGVTISIRKYIPVSAGLGGGSSDAAAVIRGLNRLWHLDWSLDQLMNIAVTIDSDAPYCLRGGLCRMTGSGRNYEPLPSLPSSWLVLAKPAFSISTPKMLAALKDHPQKLSTHAGPVTEAITFSYYPKLKALKERMQNFGAQGVTMTGSGSTIIGFTRQQQQAKRIYNGLKGFCEEVYVVRMNQNLRNIS, from the coding sequence ATGGCTATTCGAGAAAAAGCTTTAGCTAAGATTAATCTCGCCCAAGATATCTACTATCAAGCAGAGGATGACTGCTTTTACTTTGATATGGTCATGGCCTCAGTTGACCTAGCTGATTACCTGGCCATTGAGGAAAACGATAGTGGTGAGGTTTTTATCCGGTCTAATCAACATTTTTTGCCCCGGGACCAACGTAACCACGCCTACCAGGCCGCTGTAAAAATGAAGGATCTTGCCGGAGTAGATCGGGGCGTAACCATTTCTATCCGCAAGTATATTCCGGTTTCAGCCGGACTTGGGGGCGGATCGAGTGACGCAGCGGCGGTCATCCGCGGGCTAAATCGTCTCTGGCATTTGGATTGGTCCCTTGACCAACTCATGAATATTGCCGTAACCATTGATAGTGATGCTCCCTATTGTTTAAGAGGGGGATTGTGTCGGATGACCGGTTCGGGAAGAAATTATGAACCCTTACCGTCCTTACCTTCAAGCTGGCTGGTCCTAGCTAAACCTGCTTTTTCCATTTCCACCCCCAAAATGTTAGCAGCCTTAAAAGACCATCCCCAAAAGCTTTCCACCCATGCAGGTCCAGTAACGGAGGCCATTACGTTTAGTTATTATCCCAAGTTAAAGGCCTTAAAGGAACGGATGCAAAATTTTGGCGCCCAAGGAGTAACCATGACGGGGAGTGGGTCGACCATTATTGGCTTTACCCGCCAGCAACAACAAGCTAAACGGATTTATAATGGCCTAAAAGGCTTTTGCGAAGAGGTTTATGTGGTAAGAATGAATCAAAATCTCAGAAATATTAGTTAA
- a CDS encoding metal ABC transporter substrate-binding protein, protein MKTMIKKIGFCLSLLALLVSFGCSQGKEAADNNGKGKLTVMTSFYPMQLLTQAVVGDQADVQVMISGKQEAHHFEPSAKDMARLQEADVFVYNSDDMEAWVESSLNSIDTDRVKVVESADNIEPISGAVETIEGEVLTAEDDHDHDHDHEGDHNHEEGGLHVHEYDPHTWLSPKNAMIQTQAICDAMKEVDPDQAEVYQKNTDAFLEKLEALDHDYQTAFSNHPDQSFVTAHAAFGYLADEYNLKQIALTGVSDDAEPSPQAMAGVIDYIKQNNLPVIYFQENTSSKLAETLAAETGVKVSSLNALESASSDQPISGDTYINLMRENLEHLKLTIN, encoded by the coding sequence ATGAAAACGATGATTAAAAAGATAGGCTTTTGCCTAAGTCTGCTGGCTTTACTGGTTAGCTTTGGTTGTAGCCAAGGCAAAGAAGCGGCAGATAATAACGGTAAGGGCAAGCTCACTGTGATGACCAGTTTTTATCCCATGCAGCTATTAACCCAAGCGGTAGTCGGTGACCAAGCTGATGTCCAGGTGATGATATCAGGAAAGCAAGAGGCCCATCACTTTGAACCCAGTGCCAAGGATATGGCCCGCTTACAAGAGGCGGATGTCTTTGTTTATAATAGCGATGATATGGAAGCTTGGGTAGAGAGTAGTTTAAATAGTATTGATACTGACCGGGTCAAGGTCGTCGAGTCCGCTGACAATATTGAACCCATTTCGGGAGCGGTAGAAACGATTGAAGGGGAGGTCCTAACGGCTGAAGATGACCACGATCACGATCATGACCATGAAGGCGACCATAACCATGAAGAAGGCGGTCTCCATGTCCATGAATATGACCCCCATACCTGGCTTAGCCCTAAAAATGCCATGATCCAGACCCAAGCCATTTGTGACGCCATGAAAGAAGTTGACCCTGATCAGGCTGAAGTTTATCAAAAGAATACCGATGCCTTCCTGGAGAAGTTGGAAGCACTTGACCATGACTATCAAACTGCCTTTTCTAATCATCCCGATCAATCCTTTGTGACCGCCCATGCCGCTTTTGGGTATTTGGCTGATGAATATAATTTAAAGCAAATTGCTCTAACGGGAGTCAGTGATGATGCGGAGCCATCACCACAAGCCATGGCAGGAGTGATTGATTATATTAAACAAAATAATCTGCCGGTGATTTATTTCCAAGAAAACACTTCTTCCAAACTCGCAGAGACTTTGGCGGCGGAAACTGGGGTTAAGGTTTCCAGTCTCAATGCTCTCGAATCAGCCAGTTCTGACCAGCCGATTTCAGGCGATACCTATATTAATTTGATGCGGGAAAACCTCGAGCATTTAAAATTAACCATTAATTAG
- a CDS encoding metal ABC transporter ATP-binding protein, translating into MHYIQVEDLRFSYDSEPVLNNISFTVDPGEFVILTGENGAAKSTLLKNILGLLQPDKGKVTISKNNIYGNKLQIGYVPQMVASFNAGFPSTVYEFVLSGRYQQDRWFKRLTDEDHEHVKRALNSVGMWEQAQEKVGELSGGQKQRIVLARVFATDPDLFVLDEPTTGMDKASREEFYTLLKHNTRRHGKAILMVTHEDIHLQDYFDKHIHLTREEGSPWRCFSMTSWSEPSSPVEP; encoded by the coding sequence ATGCATTATATCCAAGTAGAAGACTTGCGCTTTTCTTATGATAGTGAGCCAGTTCTCAACAATATCAGCTTTACCGTTGACCCCGGTGAATTTGTGATCTTAACTGGGGAGAATGGGGCAGCCAAGTCCACCCTGTTGAAAAATATCCTGGGTTTATTACAACCAGACAAGGGAAAAGTGACGATTAGTAAAAACAATATTTATGGTAATAAATTACAAATTGGCTATGTCCCCCAGATGGTGGCTAGCTTCAATGCTGGTTTTCCTAGCACAGTTTATGAATTTGTCCTCTCAGGCCGTTACCAACAAGATCGTTGGTTTAAACGCCTGACTGATGAAGACCATGAACACGTTAAGCGGGCCCTTAACTCAGTAGGCATGTGGGAACAGGCCCAAGAAAAAGTGGGGGAATTATCCGGTGGTCAGAAGCAACGGATTGTCTTGGCCCGAGTCTTTGCCACGGATCCTGACTTATTTGTCCTGGATGAACCTACTACCGGGATGGATAAGGCCTCACGGGAAGAGTTTTACACTTTATTGAAACACAATACCCGACGCCATGGTAAAGCCATCCTCATGGTGACCCACGAGGATATCCATTTACAAGATTATTTCGATAAACACATTCATCTAACTAGAGAGGAGGGGTCACCATGGCGCTGTTTCAGTATGACTTCATGGTCCGAGCCTTCATCGCCTGTGGAGCCATAG
- a CDS encoding metal ABC transporter permease — MALFQYDFMVRAFIACGAIACFAPVLGLLLILRKQSLMSDTLAHVSLAGVALGFLLGVDPIYTTILVVVIAAMALEYLRRVYKNYSDISIAMLMSGGMALALLLMSRVESASSIEAYLFGSIVTISPVQVRLLIALAVIVLLAYFAFKRVLYVEAFDESIAYTSGLPTRLISMVLSIVTGVAISIMMPIAGTLLVSSILIMPAAIAMRLMKSFDSVIILAIIIALAGMFSGLLISYGLDTPPGATIAFIFVCLFALESIVLRLVRR, encoded by the coding sequence ATGGCGCTGTTTCAGTATGACTTCATGGTCCGAGCCTTCATCGCCTGTGGAGCCATAGCCTGTTTCGCTCCGGTATTGGGTTTATTGCTTATTTTAAGAAAACAGTCCCTGATGTCGGATACCCTGGCTCATGTTTCCCTGGCCGGGGTGGCTTTAGGTTTCTTATTAGGGGTGGACCCGATCTATACGACCATTTTAGTGGTGGTTATCGCGGCCATGGCTTTAGAATACCTCCGCCGAGTTTACAAAAACTATTCGGATATTTCCATTGCCATGTTAATGTCGGGTGGTATGGCCCTGGCTTTACTGTTAATGTCACGGGTCGAATCAGCCAGCAGTATCGAGGCCTACTTATTCGGGTCGATTGTCACTATTTCGCCTGTACAAGTCCGCTTATTAATTGCTTTAGCAGTCATTGTTCTCCTTGCTTATTTCGCTTTTAAGCGGGTCCTCTATGTGGAAGCCTTTGATGAGAGTATTGCCTATACTTCGGGCTTACCTACGCGCTTGATTTCCATGGTGCTTTCCATCGTGACTGGGGTAGCTATTTCCATTATGATGCCGATTGCTGGGACCTTGTTGGTGTCTTCCATCTTGATCATGCCAGCGGCCATTGCTATGCGCTTGATGAAGAGTTTTGATAGTGTGATTATTCTAGCAATTATCATCGCCTTAGCGGGTATGTTTTCGGGTCTGCTGATTTCCTATGGCTTAGACACCCCTCCAGGAGCGACGATTGCCTTTATCTTTGTCTGTCTTTTTGCCTTGGAAAGTATTGTCTTACGCTTGGTAAGAAGATAG
- the purR gene encoding pur operon repressor, whose translation MKMKRSHRLVDMTHYLLNNPYRTISLPFFIDRYQAAKSSISEDVGIIAEQFKLSNIGIVETIAGASGGVIFRPKVEKDKAMEYMNQLTAKLTDKQRILPGGYFYFSDVLGNPYDLRHIGNIIASAYYGQSIDVIMTMATKGISMAQAVANFLNVPFVIVQREAQLTEGSTVSVTYVTGNDEVKKMALTKNNLSADQNILIVDDFMNGGGTMNGMLSLVEEFDCHTIGAVVFGEADNQKNYIDYPYKSLIKVKKTADNLDVAGIELGSLFD comes from the coding sequence ATGAAAATGAAGCGTAGTCATCGTTTAGTCGATATGACCCATTATTTGTTGAATAACCCTTATCGAACGATTTCCTTACCCTTCTTTATTGACCGCTATCAAGCAGCCAAGTCATCCATTTCTGAAGATGTCGGCATTATTGCTGAACAATTTAAGTTATCTAATATTGGTATTGTTGAAACGATTGCTGGAGCCAGTGGTGGTGTTATTTTCCGCCCTAAAGTGGAAAAAGACAAGGCCATGGAGTATATGAATCAATTAACCGCTAAGTTGACTGATAAGCAACGCATTTTACCGGGCGGTTATTTCTATTTTTCTGACGTTTTAGGCAATCCCTATGATTTACGTCATATTGGTAACATCATCGCTTCCGCTTATTACGGACAGTCTATCGATGTGATCATGACCATGGCAACCAAGGGGATTTCCATGGCCCAAGCAGTCGCCAATTTTTTGAATGTTCCCTTTGTCATCGTTCAACGGGAAGCCCAATTAACAGAAGGGTCTACTGTTTCAGTGACCTATGTGACGGGAAATGACGAAGTGAAAAAAATGGCCTTGACCAAAAATAATCTCTCGGCCGACCAAAACATTTTAATTGTTGATGACTTTATGAATGGGGGCGGCACCATGAATGGGATGCTCAGTTTAGTTGAAGAATTTGACTGCCATACCATCGGAGCGGTGGTCTTTGGCGAAGCCGATAATCAAAAGAACTATATCGATTATCCCTATAAGTCCCTCATCAAGGTTAAAAAGACAGCTGATAATTTAGATGTAGCGGGAATTGAATTAGGGTCCTTGTTTGACTAG
- a CDS encoding lipopolysaccharide biosynthesis protein gives MSKKQPSSAKSVLINSGIYSITSILQKAIGFILLPLYTLYLTPEDYGIVGVVNSLTQVLTLLFTFSLNSAVQRYFYRYRENWPQLQSFYGTIMLFIMGNSLFLGGLIILFKDILVEPFVDGIAFYPYIFMGIITVIVNPIYNIYQTLLQTMEQAKAYAINSLLNFAMMVACNILFIVVFQWGATGQLLSYLITGFTFGLYALISLYQRGIIRFNFQWNYLKEALSYSIPLLPHLMSTQIADFVSRLFLNNQVSTASAGLYTTASQFMLIIDTMQYSVNSAYVPWFYSLMDLGDQHKKKAIQFADVLSRIYLIISLGMSLFIKEVVQIFIADGYLLAWTLVPIILVAYQIRSVYLFYVNTLFYNTKATRYIFIATLSGSLLSVLLTATLTQYLGLLTPAIVLLIQWTVIAIIIYVLSRKIEPVNFKIKNMLLYIAILVLVSGVGLFYDIAHPTGPLIWQNLLYKIVLYLVTTIVLVYREIPTIKALFTDFIGKKLNSGD, from the coding sequence ATGTCAAAGAAGCAACCCTCTTCAGCAAAGAGTGTATTAATAAATTCTGGAATTTATTCGATCACCTCGATTTTGCAAAAAGCGATTGGATTTATTTTACTTCCTTTATATACTTTATACCTTACTCCTGAAGACTATGGGATTGTTGGTGTGGTTAATTCATTGACCCAGGTATTAACCTTATTGTTCACTTTTTCTCTAAATAGTGCAGTTCAACGTTATTTTTACCGCTATCGGGAAAATTGGCCCCAATTACAATCCTTTTACGGGACCATTATGCTCTTTATTATGGGTAATAGCCTCTTTTTAGGGGGCTTAATTATCCTATTTAAGGATATCCTGGTTGAACCCTTTGTTGATGGGATCGCCTTTTATCCTTATATTTTTATGGGGATCATTACCGTTATTGTTAACCCGATTTATAATATTTATCAGACCTTATTGCAGACTATGGAACAAGCCAAGGCCTATGCCATTAACAGCTTACTCAATTTTGCCATGATGGTGGCTTGTAATATTCTCTTTATTGTCGTTTTCCAATGGGGAGCCACTGGGCAATTATTAAGTTACTTGATCACCGGCTTTACTTTTGGTTTGTATGCTTTGATTAGTTTATATCAGCGTGGCATCATCCGTTTTAATTTCCAATGGAATTACCTGAAAGAGGCCCTTTCCTATTCGATTCCACTCCTGCCGCATTTGATGTCGACCCAAATTGCTGATTTTGTCTCACGACTATTTCTCAACAACCAGGTGTCGACTGCCAGTGCGGGTCTCTATACGACGGCCTCACAGTTTATGTTAATTATTGATACCATGCAATATAGTGTCAATTCAGCCTATGTGCCGTGGTTCTATAGCTTGATGGATTTGGGCGATCAGCACAAGAAAAAAGCCATTCAATTTGCAGATGTTTTGAGTCGGATTTATTTAATCATTAGTTTGGGAATGTCCTTATTTATTAAGGAGGTTGTCCAAATTTTTATTGCCGATGGTTATTTACTAGCTTGGACCCTGGTTCCTATTATACTGGTGGCTTATCAAATTCGCTCAGTCTACCTCTTCTACGTCAATACACTCTTCTATAATACCAAGGCGACCAGGTATATTTTCATTGCTACCCTGTCAGGGAGTTTACTGAGTGTCTTGTTAACCGCAACACTGACCCAGTACCTAGGACTCTTAACCCCAGCTATCGTGCTTTTGATCCAATGGACCGTAATCGCAATCATTATTTATGTCCTTTCTAGAAAAATTGAACCCGTGAATTTTAAAATCAAAAATATGTTGCTTTATATTGCTATATTAGTTCTGGTAAGCGGAGTGGGCTTGTTTTATGATATTGCCCACCCAACTGGACCACTGATTTGGCAAAATCTTCTCTATAAGATCGTTCTCTACCTAGTGACTACTATCGTACTCGTCTATAGAGAAATTCCTACCATAAAGGCCTTATTCACTGATTTTATTGGCAAAAAATTAAATTCAGGAGATTAG
- a CDS encoding polysialyltransferase family glycosyltransferase, translated as MKHAIVAWTPLHIINSLNIWKNCLSGEELTLFIYNEFANADLLIDISRKLGQGLEVIKINHQNLGGKLAKISRLYWNKNLIPLDDFDHIYLPGDNYFGRLLYSSLAAKGHDFHLHYYEDGMGIYLGAKPIEIKNANDALQKKLNKHSIFHGQWENCYTYQPDLVQWHDFSGNLIKIPVLDQSNLAFPLVKAIFSQAYNEEISQVAEGSLIYFDQPFKKDGAQIDELTLFNHLKAICDSLNIRIYVKLHPRSEANKYGQVNYLQTTMPWEIFLLFVDHSDLTLAAMNSTAVFSPYLLYQQRMPIIMLAGLVDHAIGEKVDEPTKMILTNSLSMAKNFKEIYGPLLQVPENSKQLEDLLYEIKIKGDQ; from the coding sequence ATGAAACATGCAATTGTTGCTTGGACACCGCTTCATATTATCAATAGCCTTAATATCTGGAAGAATTGCTTATCTGGGGAAGAGCTGACCCTCTTTATCTATAACGAATTCGCTAACGCTGATTTATTAATTGATATAAGCAGGAAGCTAGGCCAGGGCTTAGAAGTGATTAAAATCAACCACCAGAACTTAGGCGGGAAATTGGCGAAAATTTCTCGTCTTTATTGGAATAAGAACTTGATCCCTCTAGATGATTTTGACCATATTTATTTACCGGGGGATAATTATTTTGGCCGCCTCCTCTATAGCAGCCTCGCTGCTAAAGGTCATGATTTTCACTTGCATTATTATGAAGATGGCATGGGGATTTATCTGGGCGCCAAACCCATAGAAATCAAAAATGCCAATGATGCCTTGCAAAAGAAATTGAATAAGCATTCCATTTTTCACGGCCAATGGGAAAATTGTTATACCTACCAACCAGACTTGGTTCAGTGGCATGATTTCTCAGGAAACTTGATAAAAATTCCTGTTCTTGACCAAAGTAATCTCGCCTTTCCCTTGGTCAAGGCAATTTTTTCTCAAGCCTATAATGAGGAAATAAGTCAAGTCGCCGAGGGGAGTTTAATTTATTTTGACCAGCCCTTCAAAAAAGATGGGGCACAAATCGATGAATTGACCTTGTTTAACCACTTAAAAGCAATATGTGATTCCTTAAATATTAGGATCTACGTGAAGTTACACCCTCGCTCGGAAGCAAATAAATATGGGCAGGTGAATTATTTACAAACTACCATGCCCTGGGAAATCTTTCTCTTGTTTGTAGACCATTCCGACCTGACCTTAGCAGCAATGAATTCAACTGCGGTATTCTCACCTTACTTACTCTATCAACAAAGGATGCCGATTATTATGTTGGCCGGCCTGGTTGATCATGCGATTGGGGAAAAGGTGGATGAGCCGACTAAAATGATTTTAACCAACAGCTTGTCCATGGCTAAAAATTTCAAGGAAATTTATGGACCTTTGTTACAGGTGCCTGAAAACAGCAAGCAGTTAGAAGACTTATTATATGAGATTAAAATTAAAGGAGATCAATAG
- a CDS encoding O-antigen ligase family protein, with the protein MKEYANKIFSIINNVHLFKIITLIINLIYAVPSSFDIENVPMKIVFVWGIYLLAKDFLTRRIMFKQKFWPFLFAFLISFAISVLLNLTYQFPDSAINWFYVAQTFFLIYAFNPSEDYQTSKKWMARFNDIFIGIVCFLGFVSLLLFAFHIRYWVLDGTGINWMRQGFTENRLFGLYTSPNMGSIIGVLSVVASLMNNILKRSSWKSFQPFYVFNAIIQYLYFVLASSRGTTLTLLTAGLVITCYAIYRLFVRHQDNFKSLGKVILGAGLGLFLFVAVEHQAESILAYIPATTQTAARLVTGQISWSDLRHGESKTGGNKSTVIAPVSIQHDEGDAEVSAGRFTIWQAGIKAAAQNFLFGLSDIDLYRNIKDQEATSQVDMTKLTTLDRSEIKRARGNMHNTYIAVFTKAGFVGLIIIAAFALFYLIYHVGYLMTAKVDFSDANNQIYALILVTIIALLAEDMVENHILLANRDTIGLIFWTYAGFLNVHRSQLQAQKSQAINKDLKSKFINIISPY; encoded by the coding sequence ATGAAAGAATATGCTAATAAAATCTTTTCAATAATTAATAATGTTCATTTATTTAAAATAATTACTTTGATTATTAATCTTATATATGCAGTTCCTAGCAGTTTTGATATCGAGAACGTTCCCATGAAGATTGTTTTTGTCTGGGGGATTTACTTATTGGCTAAGGACTTCTTGACCAGGCGAATAATGTTTAAGCAAAAGTTTTGGCCTTTTTTATTTGCCTTTTTAATCTCTTTTGCGATTTCGGTCCTCTTGAATTTAACCTATCAATTTCCCGATTCAGCGATTAACTGGTTCTATGTGGCCCAAACTTTCTTCCTGATCTATGCCTTTAACCCTAGTGAAGATTACCAAACAAGTAAAAAATGGATGGCAAGATTTAACGACATCTTTATCGGTATCGTTTGCTTTTTGGGTTTTGTTTCCCTATTGCTCTTTGCCTTTCACATTCGCTACTGGGTTTTAGATGGTACTGGGATTAATTGGATGCGGCAAGGTTTCACTGAAAATCGCCTATTTGGCCTTTACACCAGTCCTAACATGGGGTCGATTATTGGTGTGTTAAGTGTGGTAGCTAGTTTAATGAATAATATCTTGAAGCGGTCAAGTTGGAAGAGTTTCCAGCCATTCTATGTTTTTAATGCCATTATTCAATATTTATATTTTGTCCTAGCTAGTTCGCGGGGTACCACGCTAACCCTCTTAACTGCTGGCTTAGTTATCACCTGTTATGCCATTTATCGTCTCTTTGTTAGACACCAAGACAACTTTAAAAGCCTTGGCAAGGTTATCCTAGGAGCAGGGCTGGGTCTCTTTCTCTTTGTCGCTGTGGAACATCAAGCGGAAAGCATTTTAGCTTATATTCCAGCAACGACCCAAACAGCTGCCCGCTTAGTTACTGGGCAAATCAGTTGGAGTGATTTGAGACATGGTGAGAGCAAGACTGGGGGAAATAAAAGTACGGTTATCGCTCCCGTAAGTATTCAACATGATGAAGGGGACGCTGAAGTTTCAGCAGGACGTTTTACCATTTGGCAAGCCGGGATTAAGGCGGCTGCACAAAATTTCTTGTTCGGTTTAAGTGATATTGACTTATACCGCAATATTAAAGACCAAGAAGCTACCTCCCAGGTTGATATGACCAAGCTCACCACCTTAGATAGAAGCGAGATCAAACGTGCTAGAGGAAACATGCATAATACCTATATTGCAGTCTTTACTAAGGCTGGTTTTGTCGGCTTAATTATTATTGCAGCCTTTGCGCTATTCTATTTAATTTATCATGTAGGCTATCTCATGACAGCAAAGGTTGATTTCAGTGATGCCAACAATCAAATATATGCCTTGATCTTAGTCACCATTATCGCCTTGCTGGCTGAAGATATGGTGGAAAATCATATCTTGTTAGCCAACCGCGATACCATTGGCTTAATTTTTTGGACCTATGCCGGTTTCCTTAATGTCCACCGTTCCCAATTACAAGCACAAAAAAGCCAGGCAATCAATAAAGATCTAAAAAGTAAATTTATAAACATTATTTCGCCTTATTGA